A genomic segment from Brienomyrus brachyistius isolate T26 chromosome 9, BBRACH_0.4, whole genome shotgun sequence encodes:
- the LOC125749312 gene encoding centrosomal protein of 85 kDa-like isoform X2, which translates to MPSTASGGAPKPQPGSATASSTSRESSSSSTKSSPLPKSVSSPNLEEQVRAAMATDCLSRYRSLVNGLDHSLLPPAVERSCLDEGQGFAAPTVEPTLNQSALLGSFCPDPRYRLQMTGLSGSPDAGSGAGSAYRLLPEARPVLHGAPQRLPETVAQDYEASRERPCSGSGWQQLESLRLEVEQMKLLAAGSGQLPPLYPSSLHTWDAVAKVNEGLLREKELIIERQKQQMVQLEQRLRESELQVHGAVLGRGAPYTDVCLLRLQEAQRENAFLRAQFAERSDAQTKEVAASERRLAAAEAEARKLGDTLRDTTHKHAEEKKKQEERIRSRDKHINSLKKKCQKECEVSRERQQRVETLERYLADLPTLEDYKAQSKQLEDAQEKAKQLQEAVAQLQAALEEAQGAVRDKGRQLEEQRQREKELLTTVTSLQERVREGLEDGVRLPTLDVAKLRDENEALREEVQRLQKVVDKERRVIEQLGSQIQTLEKQLLQEEGASQALREELCVKERSLLQQRSAMKELSGQNQELVEQTLTLQERLCTAETDGGALGAGVGAEQARHLHAEMKACLGDLRSLCSVLTQRAQGRDPNLSLLLGVTPTQPGAEDAEEWGTPEALGRKLAEVQLLRHDVEELRTAISDRYAQDMGDNCITQ; encoded by the exons ATGCCGTCTACGGCCAGCGGGGGGGCTCCCAAGCCCCAGCCAGGCTCAGCCACTGCATCCTCCACATCTCGGGAGTCCAGCTCCTCCAGCACCAAGTCCTCACCCCTCCCAAAGTCAGTGTCCTCTCCCAATCTGGAAGAGCAGGTGCGGGCTGCCATGGCGACAGACTGCCTGAGCCGGTACCGGAGCCTGGTGAACGGCCTGGACCACtcgctgctgccccctgctgttgagcGCTCGTGCCTGGATGAAGGCCAGGGCTTTGCAGCGCCCACTGTGGAGCCCACGCTAAACCAGTCAGCGCTGCTGGGCAGCTTCTGCCCTGACCCACGTTACCGGTTGCAAATGACCGGCCTGAGTGGAAGTCCTGATGCGGGGTCAGGTGCTGGGTCGGCGTACAGGCTGTTACCAGAGGCCAGACCTGTACTACATGGCGCCCCCCAGAGACTCCCAGAGACAGTAGCCCAGGACTATGAGGCTTCACGTGAGCGACCCTGCAGTGGAAGCGGATGGCAGCAGCTGGAGAGCCTGCGCTTGGAGGTGGAGCAGATGAAG CTGCTGGCTGCAGGCTCGGGGCAGCTCCCCCCTCTGTACCCGTCCAGCTTGCACACATGGGACGCTGTCGCCAAAGTTAACGAGGGCCTGCTGAGGGAGAAGGAACTGATCATTGAGAG GCAGAAGCAGCAGATGGTGCAGCTGGAGCAGCGACTGCGTGAGAGTGAGCTGCAGGTTCACGGGGCCGTGCTGGGACGCGGTGCCCCGTATACCGACGTCTGTCTGCTGAGGCTGCAG GAAGCCCAGCGGGAGAATGCCTTTTTGCGGGCTCAGTTTGCTGAGCGCAGCGATGCCCAAACCAAGGAGGTTGCCGCAAGTGAGAGGCGTTTGGCGGCGGCTGAGGCGGAGGCCCGCAAGCTGGGGGACACGCTGCGTGACACCACCCATAAGCATGCAGAGGAGAAGAAGAAACAGGAAGAGAGG ATCCGCAGTCGTGACAAACACATCAACAGCCTGAAGAAGAAATGTCAAAAGGAATGCGAAGTGAGCAGGGAGAGGCAGCAGCGCGTGGAGACACTGGAGCGCTACCTGGCCGACCTGCCCACCCTGGAGGACTACAAGGCCCAGAGCAAGCAG CTTGAGGATGCGCAGGAAAAGGCTAAGCAGCTGCAAGAGGCGGTGGCTCAGCTGCAGGCGGCTCTGGAGGAGGCGCAGGGGGCTGTACGGGACAAGGGGAGGCAGCTGGAGGAGCAGAGAcagcgggagaaggagctgcTCACCACCGTCaccag CCTGCAGGAGCGAGTCCGTGAAGGCCTGGAGGATGGAGTCCGGCTGCCCACTCTGGACGTGGCGAAGCTGCGGGATGAGAATGAGGCCTTGAGGGAAGAGGTCCAGAGGCTCCAGAAG GTTGTCGACAAGGAGAGGCGGGTGATTGAGCAACTGGGATCACAGATACAG ACGCTGGAGAAACAGCTGCTTCAGGAGGAAGGCGCCAGCCAGGCGCTGAGGGAGGAGCTCTGTGTGAAGGAGAGGAGCTTGCTTCAGCAACGCAGTGCCATGAAGGAG TTGTCAGGACAGAACCAGGAGCTTGTGGAGCAGACCCTGACCCTGCAGGAGCGCCTCTGCACAGCGGAGACAGACGGCGGGGCGCtgggggcaggggtaggggcagaGCAGGCACGGCATCTCCACGCAGAGATGAAGGCGTGTCTGGGGGACCTGCGCTCGCTCTGCAGTGTGCTAACGCAGCGCGCTCAGGGCCGAGACCCCAACCTTTCCCTGCTGCTCGGAGTCACCC CCACTCAGCCTGGAGCTGAGGACGCAGAGGAGTGGGGCACACCAGAGGCCTTGGGCAGGAAGCTGGCGGAGGTGCAGCTGCTGCGACACGACGTGGAGGAGCTGCGCACGGCCATCTCTGACCGCTACGCCCAAGACATGGGCGACAACTGCATCACACAGTAG
- the LOC125749312 gene encoding centrosomal protein of 85 kDa-like isoform X1: MTSSQLYQDWRCQQAKLSDSRAGFPEMEWQTPAVSDKVHSRFGRQPSAADSGDTGLGTTPSDSMEDFCSSSGSPSFQPIRSQVPIPTAHVMPSTASGGAPKPQPGSATASSTSRESSSSSTKSSPLPKSVSSPNLEEQVRAAMATDCLSRYRSLVNGLDHSLLPPAVERSCLDEGQGFAAPTVEPTLNQSALLGSFCPDPRYRLQMTGLSGSPDAGSGAGSAYRLLPEARPVLHGAPQRLPETVAQDYEASRERPCSGSGWQQLESLRLEVEQMKLLAAGSGQLPPLYPSSLHTWDAVAKVNEGLLREKELIIERQKQQMVQLEQRLRESELQVHGAVLGRGAPYTDVCLLRLQEAQRENAFLRAQFAERSDAQTKEVAASERRLAAAEAEARKLGDTLRDTTHKHAEEKKKQEERIRSRDKHINSLKKKCQKECEVSRERQQRVETLERYLADLPTLEDYKAQSKQLEDAQEKAKQLQEAVAQLQAALEEAQGAVRDKGRQLEEQRQREKELLTTVTSLQERVREGLEDGVRLPTLDVAKLRDENEALREEVQRLQKVVDKERRVIEQLGSQIQTLEKQLLQEEGASQALREELCVKERSLLQQRSAMKELSGQNQELVEQTLTLQERLCTAETDGGALGAGVGAEQARHLHAEMKACLGDLRSLCSVLTQRAQGRDPNLSLLLGVTPTQPGAEDAEEWGTPEALGRKLAEVQLLRHDVEELRTAISDRYAQDMGDNCITQ, translated from the exons atgaccagttCACAGCTATACCAGGACTGGCGTTGTCAGCAGGCTAAACTGTCAG ACAGTCGTGCTGGATTCCCTGAAATGGAGTGGCAGACTCCGGCCGTGTCAGACAAGGTCCACAGCCGGTTTGGCCGGCAGCCCAGCGCTGCTGACAGTGGAGATACTGGGCTGGGTACCACTCCATCTGACAGCATGGAAG ATTTCTGCAGCTCCAGTGGCAGCCCCTCCTTCCAGCCCATCCGCAGTCAGGTTCCCATTCCCACGGCCCATGTCATGCCGTCTACGGCCAGCGGGGGGGCTCCCAAGCCCCAGCCAGGCTCAGCCACTGCATCCTCCACATCTCGGGAGTCCAGCTCCTCCAGCACCAAGTCCTCACCCCTCCCAAAGTCAGTGTCCTCTCCCAATCTGGAAGAGCAGGTGCGGGCTGCCATGGCGACAGACTGCCTGAGCCGGTACCGGAGCCTGGTGAACGGCCTGGACCACtcgctgctgccccctgctgttgagcGCTCGTGCCTGGATGAAGGCCAGGGCTTTGCAGCGCCCACTGTGGAGCCCACGCTAAACCAGTCAGCGCTGCTGGGCAGCTTCTGCCCTGACCCACGTTACCGGTTGCAAATGACCGGCCTGAGTGGAAGTCCTGATGCGGGGTCAGGTGCTGGGTCGGCGTACAGGCTGTTACCAGAGGCCAGACCTGTACTACATGGCGCCCCCCAGAGACTCCCAGAGACAGTAGCCCAGGACTATGAGGCTTCACGTGAGCGACCCTGCAGTGGAAGCGGATGGCAGCAGCTGGAGAGCCTGCGCTTGGAGGTGGAGCAGATGAAG CTGCTGGCTGCAGGCTCGGGGCAGCTCCCCCCTCTGTACCCGTCCAGCTTGCACACATGGGACGCTGTCGCCAAAGTTAACGAGGGCCTGCTGAGGGAGAAGGAACTGATCATTGAGAG GCAGAAGCAGCAGATGGTGCAGCTGGAGCAGCGACTGCGTGAGAGTGAGCTGCAGGTTCACGGGGCCGTGCTGGGACGCGGTGCCCCGTATACCGACGTCTGTCTGCTGAGGCTGCAG GAAGCCCAGCGGGAGAATGCCTTTTTGCGGGCTCAGTTTGCTGAGCGCAGCGATGCCCAAACCAAGGAGGTTGCCGCAAGTGAGAGGCGTTTGGCGGCGGCTGAGGCGGAGGCCCGCAAGCTGGGGGACACGCTGCGTGACACCACCCATAAGCATGCAGAGGAGAAGAAGAAACAGGAAGAGAGG ATCCGCAGTCGTGACAAACACATCAACAGCCTGAAGAAGAAATGTCAAAAGGAATGCGAAGTGAGCAGGGAGAGGCAGCAGCGCGTGGAGACACTGGAGCGCTACCTGGCCGACCTGCCCACCCTGGAGGACTACAAGGCCCAGAGCAAGCAG CTTGAGGATGCGCAGGAAAAGGCTAAGCAGCTGCAAGAGGCGGTGGCTCAGCTGCAGGCGGCTCTGGAGGAGGCGCAGGGGGCTGTACGGGACAAGGGGAGGCAGCTGGAGGAGCAGAGAcagcgggagaaggagctgcTCACCACCGTCaccag CCTGCAGGAGCGAGTCCGTGAAGGCCTGGAGGATGGAGTCCGGCTGCCCACTCTGGACGTGGCGAAGCTGCGGGATGAGAATGAGGCCTTGAGGGAAGAGGTCCAGAGGCTCCAGAAG GTTGTCGACAAGGAGAGGCGGGTGATTGAGCAACTGGGATCACAGATACAG ACGCTGGAGAAACAGCTGCTTCAGGAGGAAGGCGCCAGCCAGGCGCTGAGGGAGGAGCTCTGTGTGAAGGAGAGGAGCTTGCTTCAGCAACGCAGTGCCATGAAGGAG TTGTCAGGACAGAACCAGGAGCTTGTGGAGCAGACCCTGACCCTGCAGGAGCGCCTCTGCACAGCGGAGACAGACGGCGGGGCGCtgggggcaggggtaggggcagaGCAGGCACGGCATCTCCACGCAGAGATGAAGGCGTGTCTGGGGGACCTGCGCTCGCTCTGCAGTGTGCTAACGCAGCGCGCTCAGGGCCGAGACCCCAACCTTTCCCTGCTGCTCGGAGTCACCC CCACTCAGCCTGGAGCTGAGGACGCAGAGGAGTGGGGCACACCAGAGGCCTTGGGCAGGAAGCTGGCGGAGGTGCAGCTGCTGCGACACGACGTGGAGGAGCTGCGCACGGCCATCTCTGACCGCTACGCCCAAGACATGGGCGACAACTGCATCACACAGTAG
- the LOC125748830 gene encoding uncharacterized protein LOC125748830 isoform X2: MRFLFVQRGLAIYRRTELGKTPAFFPGRPHPKIHSCGKNTRTFSYYAAQFALIMTPLQDNGHVYAAPFLLLPGLLLLCTCCTYRKSNASCAKQKFTDDTEQVSQAATGSPVDGKRTDAVEAGHQPERKDAPNTHTEEEPARTAPLANRRLPSLPKSTTGRMAGSVVYDTVVDIREWPAAEAKVGRRQTSSCSSLYAEVRWGEKKSEDTSIFISAKPLSTRPSTCRDLASPSGDADFPLYAKVNKTGKRMVKSELIS, from the exons ATGCGGTTCCTCTTTGTACAGAGAGGCCTGGCGA TCTACCGCCGAACTGAACTTGGTAAGACTCCTGCATTCTTTCCGGGGCGACCGCACCCAAAGATACACAGCTGCggaaaaaacaccaggacattCTCCTATTATGCAGCTCAGTTTGCTCTG ATCATGACCCCGCTGCAGGACAATGGCCATGTCTATGCTGCCCCCTTCCTCCTGCTTCCTGGGCTCCTGCTGCTCTGTACCTGCTGCACATACAG GAAATCGAACGCAtcatgtgcaaagcagaagttCACAGATGATACTGAGCAGGTGTCCCAG GCAGCAACAGGAAGCCCTGTTGATGGGAAACGCACAGATGCAGTGGAAGCCGGTCACCAGCCTGAAAGGAAAGATGCCCCAAACACTCATACAG AGGAAGAACCGGCAAGGACTGCGCCCTTGGCAAATCGCCGATTGCCATCCTTGCCTAAGTCCACCACGGGGCGCATGGCGGGATCTGTGGTGTACGATACAGTGGTGGACATACGTGAGTGGCCTGCCGCAGAGGCCAAAGTGGGACGGCGACAGACGTCCAGCTGCAGCAGTCTGTACGCAGAGGTGCGGTGGGGAGAGAAAAAGAGTGAGGACACGTCCATTTTCATCAGTGCCAAACCTCTCAGCACGCGACCCTCCACCTGCAGGGACTTGGCAAGCCCCAGTGGCGACGCAGACTTCCCACTCTACGCTAAAGTGAACAAGACTGGCAAGCGGATGGTCAAATCAGAGCTGATCTCCTGA
- the LOC125748830 gene encoding uncharacterized protein LOC125748830 isoform X1 codes for MRFLFVQRGLAIYRRTELGKTPAFFPGRPHPKIHSCGKNTRTFSYYAAQFALIMTPLQDNGHVYAAPFLLLPGLLLLCTCCTYRKSNASCAKQKFTDDTEQVSQAATGSPVDGKRTDAVEAGHQPERKDAPNTHTGKTAFVCVTEEEPARTAPLANRRLPSLPKSTTGRMAGSVVYDTVVDIREWPAAEAKVGRRQTSSCSSLYAEVRWGEKKSEDTSIFISAKPLSTRPSTCRDLASPSGDADFPLYAKVNKTGKRMVKSELIS; via the exons ATGCGGTTCCTCTTTGTACAGAGAGGCCTGGCGA TCTACCGCCGAACTGAACTTGGTAAGACTCCTGCATTCTTTCCGGGGCGACCGCACCCAAAGATACACAGCTGCggaaaaaacaccaggacattCTCCTATTATGCAGCTCAGTTTGCTCTG ATCATGACCCCGCTGCAGGACAATGGCCATGTCTATGCTGCCCCCTTCCTCCTGCTTCCTGGGCTCCTGCTGCTCTGTACCTGCTGCACATACAG GAAATCGAACGCAtcatgtgcaaagcagaagttCACAGATGATACTGAGCAGGTGTCCCAG GCAGCAACAGGAAGCCCTGTTGATGGGAAACGCACAGATGCAGTGGAAGCCGGTCACCAGCCTGAAAGGAAAGATGCCCCAAACACTCATACAG GAAAAACAGCATTTGTCTGTGTCACAGAGGAAGAACCGGCAAGGACTGCGCCCTTGGCAAATCGCCGATTGCCATCCTTGCCTAAGTCCACCACGGGGCGCATGGCGGGATCTGTGGTGTACGATACAGTGGTGGACATACGTGAGTGGCCTGCCGCAGAGGCCAAAGTGGGACGGCGACAGACGTCCAGCTGCAGCAGTCTGTACGCAGAGGTGCGGTGGGGAGAGAAAAAGAGTGAGGACACGTCCATTTTCATCAGTGCCAAACCTCTCAGCACGCGACCCTCCACCTGCAGGGACTTGGCAAGCCCCAGTGGCGACGCAGACTTCCCACTCTACGCTAAAGTGAACAAGACTGGCAAGCGGATGGTCAAATCAGAGCTGATCTCCTGA
- the LOC125748830 gene encoding uncharacterized protein LOC125748830 isoform X3, with protein MLKSTAELNLIMTPLQDNGHVYAAPFLLLPGLLLLCTCCTYRKSNASCAKQKFTDDTEQVSQAATGSPVDGKRTDAVEAGHQPERKDAPNTHTGKTAFVCVTEEEPARTAPLANRRLPSLPKSTTGRMAGSVVYDTVVDIREWPAAEAKVGRRQTSSCSSLYAEVRWGEKKSEDTSIFISAKPLSTRPSTCRDLASPSGDADFPLYAKVNKTGKRMVKSELIS; from the exons ATGTTAAAG TCTACCGCCGAACTGAACTTG ATCATGACCCCGCTGCAGGACAATGGCCATGTCTATGCTGCCCCCTTCCTCCTGCTTCCTGGGCTCCTGCTGCTCTGTACCTGCTGCACATACAG GAAATCGAACGCAtcatgtgcaaagcagaagttCACAGATGATACTGAGCAGGTGTCCCAG GCAGCAACAGGAAGCCCTGTTGATGGGAAACGCACAGATGCAGTGGAAGCCGGTCACCAGCCTGAAAGGAAAGATGCCCCAAACACTCATACAG GAAAAACAGCATTTGTCTGTGTCACAGAGGAAGAACCGGCAAGGACTGCGCCCTTGGCAAATCGCCGATTGCCATCCTTGCCTAAGTCCACCACGGGGCGCATGGCGGGATCTGTGGTGTACGATACAGTGGTGGACATACGTGAGTGGCCTGCCGCAGAGGCCAAAGTGGGACGGCGACAGACGTCCAGCTGCAGCAGTCTGTACGCAGAGGTGCGGTGGGGAGAGAAAAAGAGTGAGGACACGTCCATTTTCATCAGTGCCAAACCTCTCAGCACGCGACCCTCCACCTGCAGGGACTTGGCAAGCCCCAGTGGCGACGCAGACTTCCCACTCTACGCTAAAGTGAACAAGACTGGCAAGCGGATGGTCAAATCAGAGCTGATCTCCTGA
- the LOC125748830 gene encoding uncharacterized protein LOC125748830 isoform X5 codes for MTPLQDNGHVYAAPFLLLPGLLLLCTCCTYRKSNASCAKQKFTDDTEQVSQAATGSPVDGKRTDAVEAGHQPERKDAPNTHTGKTAFVCVTEEEPARTAPLANRRLPSLPKSTTGRMAGSVVYDTVVDIREWPAAEAKVGRRQTSSCSSLYAEVRWGEKKSEDTSIFISAKPLSTRPSTCRDLASPSGDADFPLYAKVNKTGKRMVKSELIS; via the exons ATGACCCCGCTGCAGGACAATGGCCATGTCTATGCTGCCCCCTTCCTCCTGCTTCCTGGGCTCCTGCTGCTCTGTACCTGCTGCACATACAG GAAATCGAACGCAtcatgtgcaaagcagaagttCACAGATGATACTGAGCAGGTGTCCCAG GCAGCAACAGGAAGCCCTGTTGATGGGAAACGCACAGATGCAGTGGAAGCCGGTCACCAGCCTGAAAGGAAAGATGCCCCAAACACTCATACAG GAAAAACAGCATTTGTCTGTGTCACAGAGGAAGAACCGGCAAGGACTGCGCCCTTGGCAAATCGCCGATTGCCATCCTTGCCTAAGTCCACCACGGGGCGCATGGCGGGATCTGTGGTGTACGATACAGTGGTGGACATACGTGAGTGGCCTGCCGCAGAGGCCAAAGTGGGACGGCGACAGACGTCCAGCTGCAGCAGTCTGTACGCAGAGGTGCGGTGGGGAGAGAAAAAGAGTGAGGACACGTCCATTTTCATCAGTGCCAAACCTCTCAGCACGCGACCCTCCACCTGCAGGGACTTGGCAAGCCCCAGTGGCGACGCAGACTTCCCACTCTACGCTAAAGTGAACAAGACTGGCAAGCGGATGGTCAAATCAGAGCTGATCTCCTGA
- the LOC125748830 gene encoding uncharacterized protein LOC125748830 isoform X4: protein MRFLFVQRGLAIYRRTELGKTPAFFPGRPHPKIHSCGKNTRTFSYYAAQFALIMTPLQDNGHVYAAPFLLLPGLLLLCTCCTYRKSNASCAKQKFTDDTEQVSQAATGSPVDGKRTDAVEAGHQPERKDAPNTHTGKTAFVCVTEEEPARTAPLANRRLPSLPKSTTGRMAGSVVYDTVVDIREWPAAEAKVGRRQTSSCSSLYAEGLGKPQWRRRLPTLR, encoded by the exons ATGCGGTTCCTCTTTGTACAGAGAGGCCTGGCGA TCTACCGCCGAACTGAACTTGGTAAGACTCCTGCATTCTTTCCGGGGCGACCGCACCCAAAGATACACAGCTGCggaaaaaacaccaggacattCTCCTATTATGCAGCTCAGTTTGCTCTG ATCATGACCCCGCTGCAGGACAATGGCCATGTCTATGCTGCCCCCTTCCTCCTGCTTCCTGGGCTCCTGCTGCTCTGTACCTGCTGCACATACAG GAAATCGAACGCAtcatgtgcaaagcagaagttCACAGATGATACTGAGCAGGTGTCCCAG GCAGCAACAGGAAGCCCTGTTGATGGGAAACGCACAGATGCAGTGGAAGCCGGTCACCAGCCTGAAAGGAAAGATGCCCCAAACACTCATACAG GAAAAACAGCATTTGTCTGTGTCACAGAGGAAGAACCGGCAAGGACTGCGCCCTTGGCAAATCGCCGATTGCCATCCTTGCCTAAGTCCACCACGGGGCGCATGGCGGGATCTGTGGTGTACGATACAGTGGTGGACATACGTGAGTGGCCTGCCGCAGAGGCCAAAGTGGGACGGCGACAGACGTCCAGCTGCAGCAGTCTGTACGCAGAG GGACTTGGCAAGCCCCAGTGGCGACGCAGACTTCCCACTCTACGCTAA